ATGTTGTCTGGGCGTTCCAAACGATACCGACATGCTTTTTTTGAAAACAAGATACAACTTTGGCGGTATTATTTATCGGTTCGGTAAAGATGAAGTTGGCAGGAATGGCTGCATTACATTATCTTCACGCCATTCTTCATCCCTTGACTCCTGCAAAACCATGTCCCAAGAGTTTAAAAAAAGCCTTACGCTCTTTAGTCTTACCATGATTGCGATTGGCGCCGCCATCGGAAGTGGTATTTTTCGCGCAGCCGGAACTAAAGTAGGTGCCTTTTTACCTGATCATACCCTGATTATTGGGGTTTGGTTATTAGGTGGATTGGTCACACTGACTGGCGCACTAACCTTTGCTGAACTGGGGACATTGTTCACCAAGCGAGGTGGAATGTATGTGTATATCCGGGAGGCATTTGGTGACCTTGCCGGATTTCTGTATGGCTGGTCTTTGTTGGTCGTCACCAATACGGGTTCTATTGCCGGATTGGTCGTTGTTTTTACGGACTTCCTCAAGTACGTTGTTCCAATCCCACAAGAAATACTGTTTACCCTTGGCCCCATCAACGTCACGATTCCGCTAATCATCCAGATCACCACCTTAATTCTACTCACCCTAATCAATGTTTTTGGGGTGGATTTATCCAAACTTTTCACCAATGTTTTCACAACCACCAAATTATTTGGAATTGTAGCGGTGATTGTGATCGGGCTTTTCTTTGTGCCAGACCCCAATTTGACCAATACAATGGTGGATCAAATTCGGGCTTCGGGCGCGGTACAGCCTTCTATGCCGATGGGCTTTGGTATTGTAACCGCAATGCTAACCGGATTGGTCGGGGTTTTATGGTCGTATGGCGGTTGGCAACATACCACTTTTGTGGTTGGCGAGGCCCAAGACCCTTCCAGAACCGTTCCGCGTGCCATGATTATTGGCGCTATTGTGATTACAACGGTTTATTTGCTCATTAATGTGGCATATCTAAAGGTTTTACCAATGGAGGTGGTCACGCAATCCAAACAAATTGCTGCCGATATGGTTTCGGTGGTTTTCCCCGGCGCCGCCAAGTGGATTTCGCTGCTTATTTGTATTTCGGTCTTAGGAACCACGGGGATTTACATCCTCTCCTGCCCCCGCATCTATTTTGCAATGGCCGATGACAAATTGTTCTTTAAAAAACTGGCCGAAATCCATCCGAAGTACAAAACGCCCGCAAACGCCATCGTCATTCAATCCATTTGGGCCATTGTCCTTCTGCTCTTCTGGGGTGCTTTTGAAAACCTCATTGATTATGTGACGTTTGTAGATTGGATTTTCTATGGCCTAACGGGGTTGTCGGTCTTTGTCTTCCGGAAAAAACTGGCCGATGCCGCACGACCCTATAAAGTGCCACTTTACCCTTTGATTCCCGCGTTCTTTTGTATCGTGGCTTTTGCCTTTGTCCTCAACTCGCTCATTGTAAATCCTGCCAAAAAATTTGCCGAAGCTGCCACACATTTTGGAAATGGTGAACTTGGGAGCGGCTTGGTTAGTTTACTCAATACCGAACCCGTTGCGGGCCTTATCTTGCTCTCAATCGGTACAATGGTGTATTACAAAGTTTGGCGCAAACAAACCAATTGATATGACGCCTCCCAAAAACATCATCGGTCTGGCACTTGGTGGCGGTGGGATGAAAGGTCTTGCACATCTGGGCGCCCTCTCGGTCTTGGAAAAACAAGGCATCAAGCCAGATTTGGTGGCGGGTTGCAGCATTGGGGCTTTGGTTGGGGTCTTCTATGCCTCTGGAATGCCCTTGGCAGACATACGAGAGGTTTTTTTAAAGCAAGACCTCTTAGACCTGATGCGTATCCGTTTAGATGGCAAAGGGCTGATTGATGTGGATGCTCTTGGTGATTTCCTGCGTTTTACGCTCCCCTATGGTCGTTTCGAGGATTTACCTACCCCGTTTTTTGCCGTTTGTACTGACATCGAAAATGGCGAAGAAGTGGTGCTACGTTCTGGTCAACTTGCCCCTGCCGTCTTGGCCTCTACGGCAGTTCCGGGAGTCTTTGCACCCGTACAAATTGGCGATCGGTGGTTGATTGATGGTGGCCTATTTAACAATCTTCCCGTCCAAGTTCTTCGCGACCAAGGCGCAACACATACCATTGCCGTCCGGCTGTTTAACCGTAACCATTGGAGTTTGGCCAATAACGCCGAAGAAAACGGAGACAAGGGGGAAATTTCGTGGACGGAAGCCTTAAAACACCGCCTGTTACGTCAAACGCCATTAAGCCTACGGGTGTTGGAACGGTCAATTGAGCTGATGATACAGCAAATTGAAAACCTACATTTGCAACTCCATCCACCCGATGTACTGATCGAGCCAGATGTTCACGACATTAGTATCCTTGGCTTTACAGAAGACCGAGACCCCATTTTTGAAAGAGGCGTTTTGGCGGCAAACAAGCATCTTGTGCATTTTCAGGCTTGAATGAACAGGAAATGGATAAGCAATAGGGATGCAATACGGTTATTTTCCAACCTGACTCTTAAGGAATTTGCAAACACAGAAACCTTTAAAGAGAACACCTCTACCTTATAGTATGATGTATTGTTCAATAATGGTAGGGCGACCCTTAAGAAAAATCCACCGGATAACCCAACCACCGGACTTCGGCTACATTCAGCCAATATGGATGGCTACGATCAACCTGCTTTTCCTCGTCATGTAAAGATGCAGCCCTTACGGAGCTGTGCTTAGTCAGGGCTAAAGCCGACGGCAGGATCCGTTGCACAAAACCCCACGCTGAAGCATGGGGT
The Rhodothermia bacterium DNA segment above includes these coding regions:
- a CDS encoding amino acid permease, which gives rise to MSQEFKKSLTLFSLTMIAIGAAIGSGIFRAAGTKVGAFLPDHTLIIGVWLLGGLVTLTGALTFAELGTLFTKRGGMYVYIREAFGDLAGFLYGWSLLVVTNTGSIAGLVVVFTDFLKYVVPIPQEILFTLGPINVTIPLIIQITTLILLTLINVFGVDLSKLFTNVFTTTKLFGIVAVIVIGLFFVPDPNLTNTMVDQIRASGAVQPSMPMGFGIVTAMLTGLVGVLWSYGGWQHTTFVVGEAQDPSRTVPRAMIIGAIVITTVYLLINVAYLKVLPMEVVTQSKQIAADMVSVVFPGAAKWISLLICISVLGTTGIYILSCPRIYFAMADDKLFFKKLAEIHPKYKTPANAIVIQSIWAIVLLLFWGAFENLIDYVTFVDWIFYGLTGLSVFVFRKKLADAARPYKVPLYPLIPAFFCIVAFAFVLNSLIVNPAKKFAEAATHFGNGELGSGLVSLLNTEPVAGLILLSIGTMVYYKVWRKQTN
- a CDS encoding patatin-like phospholipase family protein, which codes for MTPPKNIIGLALGGGGMKGLAHLGALSVLEKQGIKPDLVAGCSIGALVGVFYASGMPLADIREVFLKQDLLDLMRIRLDGKGLIDVDALGDFLRFTLPYGRFEDLPTPFFAVCTDIENGEEVVLRSGQLAPAVLASTAVPGVFAPVQIGDRWLIDGGLFNNLPVQVLRDQGATHTIAVRLFNRNHWSLANNAEENGDKGEISWTEALKHRLLRQTPLSLRVLERSIELMIQQIENLHLQLHPPDVLIEPDVHDISILGFTEDRDPIFERGVLAANKHLVHFQA